A window of the Salipiger sp. H15 genome harbors these coding sequences:
- a CDS encoding amidohydrolase family protein encodes MGRILITGGCLIDPANAVEGEADVLIEDGRIVAVGSNIGTADETIDATGLIVAPGFIDLHAHGQSIPADRMQAFDGVTTTLDLEAGVSDVSPWYDHWGRTGRVLNYGTAVNWAFTRIGAMTGFSTEDAREKSLEVLGNAMADRRWMENVANESELADILARLDHGLNEGALGVGILNGYAPGAGVQEMTEVCRVAKRHEVPTFTHIAFMSQLDPESAAEAYIRLIGYAGATGAHMHICHFGSSSKTDIERCRDLVLQAQEHGLPITLESHPYGVGSTVLAAAFFSEENFEARHGVGYDSVQRMSDGHRFSTRDELLAAQAQEPSSLVLWHLLDIENSAHHRKLLDMAVLYPGGAIASDAMPWTLADGSTYTGDAWPLPEDAFAHPRSSGCFTRFIREWVRERKTLSLSEAIRKCSTIPAEIMSAGTPAMRNKGKLSPGADADVVIFDFDRLTDRADFTSMNRPAEGVRHLVVSGQLLIRDGILDVEARPGTPVRRPLAQAR; translated from the coding sequence ATGGGCAGGATCCTGATCACGGGTGGATGTCTGATCGACCCCGCCAACGCGGTAGAAGGAGAAGCTGACGTCCTGATCGAGGATGGAAGGATCGTGGCTGTCGGCAGCAATATCGGGACAGCGGACGAAACGATTGACGCAACGGGGTTGATCGTTGCGCCGGGCTTCATCGATCTGCACGCGCACGGCCAGTCGATCCCCGCCGACCGTATGCAGGCTTTCGATGGCGTCACGACGACTCTGGACCTCGAGGCAGGTGTCTCTGACGTCTCGCCCTGGTACGACCACTGGGGCCGGACAGGGCGCGTCCTCAATTACGGGACCGCTGTGAACTGGGCGTTCACGCGCATCGGGGCTATGACCGGATTTTCGACCGAAGACGCACGCGAGAAGTCTCTCGAGGTGCTCGGTAATGCCATGGCAGATCGCCGCTGGATGGAAAACGTCGCCAATGAGAGCGAGCTCGCGGACATTCTGGCTCGCCTGGATCATGGGCTGAACGAAGGCGCATTGGGCGTGGGTATCCTGAACGGTTATGCTCCCGGTGCGGGCGTCCAGGAGATGACCGAAGTCTGCCGTGTGGCGAAGCGGCATGAGGTCCCGACCTTTACGCATATCGCCTTCATGTCGCAGCTCGATCCGGAGAGCGCCGCCGAAGCCTATATCCGCCTGATCGGATATGCGGGCGCGACCGGCGCACATATGCACATCTGTCATTTCGGCTCTTCCAGCAAAACCGATATCGAGCGATGCCGCGATCTGGTCCTGCAGGCGCAGGAGCACGGGCTGCCCATCACGCTGGAGTCGCATCCCTATGGTGTCGGCTCGACGGTTCTTGCCGCCGCCTTCTTCAGCGAGGAAAACTTCGAAGCCCGTCATGGGGTAGGCTACGATTCCGTCCAGCGGATGAGCGACGGGCATCGCTTCAGCACCCGTGACGAGCTGCTTGCAGCACAGGCGCAGGAGCCTTCATCGCTGGTGCTCTGGCACCTTCTCGATATCGAAAACAGCGCACATCATCGCAAGCTTCTGGACATGGCTGTCCTCTATCCGGGAGGCGCAATTGCCTCGGATGCGATGCCTTGGACGTTGGCCGACGGCAGTACCTATACCGGCGACGCCTGGCCGCTGCCGGAAGATGCCTTCGCACACCCCCGTTCCTCCGGCTGCTTCACGCGCTTCATCCGCGAGTGGGTGCGCGAGAGGAAGACCCTGTCCCTTTCGGAGGCTATCCGAAAATGCTCCACAATCCCGGCGGAGATCATGTCCGCGGGGACGCCTGCCATGCGAAACAAGGGCAAGCTCTCGCCAGGCGCAGATGCCGACGTGGTAATCTTCGACTTTGACAGGCTTACGGACCGCGCTGATTTTACTTCCATGAACCGCCCAGCCGAAGGGGTGCGGCATCTGGTCGTGAGCGGTCAGCTTCTGATCCGCGATGGCATTCTGGACGTCGAGGCACGGCCCGGCACGCCGGTCCGGCGCCCCCTTGCTCAAGCGCGCTGA
- a CDS encoding GTP-binding protein has product MAVPIHLVTGFLGSGKTTAINHMLTHSHGRRIAAVVNDFGQINIDAELIAAVTDDVISLSNGCICCSLEGELIRTVSNILKRDPKPEMIVIETSGVANPGDIVRSLMDPFIWQEAPLEQVLCLVDGSLPLEDLSDPLKQSQLQAADLVAVTKLDLAGAGQLEKITEGVKAISPVKSVIAAPHGRIQSELLLPIDLEQPKTEPRVPKQSATGDRFETRIWTSDQPLSMPRFRQTIERLAPILLRAKGMVAFDQVGESSMVFQLSGGRATLAPRRKSTPPLTKDAVRMVFIAEKGELSRINLDALMDACVAG; this is encoded by the coding sequence ATGGCAGTTCCTATCCACCTCGTGACCGGCTTTCTGGGCTCTGGAAAGACCACGGCGATCAACCACATGCTTACGCATTCTCATGGCCGCCGGATCGCCGCCGTCGTCAACGATTTCGGGCAGATCAACATCGATGCAGAGTTGATTGCCGCAGTCACGGATGACGTGATCAGCCTCTCGAATGGCTGCATTTGCTGCTCGCTTGAAGGAGAGCTGATCCGGACGGTTTCCAACATCCTGAAACGCGATCCCAAGCCGGAGATGATTGTCATCGAAACAAGCGGTGTCGCCAACCCGGGTGATATCGTGCGAAGTCTGATGGATCCTTTCATCTGGCAGGAAGCCCCATTGGAGCAGGTCCTGTGTCTTGTCGATGGATCGCTGCCACTCGAAGACCTCAGCGATCCCTTGAAACAGAGCCAGTTGCAGGCCGCCGACCTGGTTGCCGTCACGAAGCTGGACCTTGCGGGCGCGGGGCAATTGGAGAAAATCACGGAGGGGGTAAAGGCAATCTCCCCTGTGAAGTCCGTCATCGCGGCACCACATGGCCGGATTCAGTCCGAGTTACTTCTGCCCATTGACCTAGAACAACCCAAGACGGAGCCGCGCGTACCGAAACAATCGGCGACCGGAGATCGCTTCGAGACGCGAATCTGGACGTCCGATCAGCCTTTGTCCATGCCGCGCTTCCGCCAGACGATCGAAAGACTCGCGCCGATTCTCCTGCGAGCCAAGGGCATGGTCGCTTTCGATCAGGTTGGTGAAAGCAGCATGGTGTTCCAGCTTTCCGGTGGGCGCGCAACATTGGCGCCCCGGCGCAAATCGACGCCACCTTTGACTAAAGATGCCGTGCGTATGGTGTTCATAGCAGAGAAAGGCGAACTTTCCCGGATCAATCTTGACGCGCTTATGGACGCCTGCGTTGCAGGCTAA
- a CDS encoding XRE family transcriptional regulator — MKDTMVKTRTTQAAQSATRLSRETREVEDDLLNAAVLQIGDRLRNARRAQKKTLSEVAEKSGMSESSLSRIERGSTALSVTTLLQLCKILNVGLDDLMSDSRPAEPSRVQITRSGDQEHEFAATGYNWLLLGGKEPLNDFKVFHLIFPEDEVMRTLVSHEGQEYCYVLDGVIDFYIGQDVHRLHKGDSIMLDSSLPHRAERKGELAAHMLMVICAAGQDHEPSDWWSLPPVGQ, encoded by the coding sequence CGGGAAGTGGAAGATGATCTTCTCAATGCTGCGGTGCTTCAGATCGGCGATCGCCTCAGGAATGCCCGTCGGGCGCAGAAAAAGACGCTGTCCGAAGTCGCGGAGAAATCCGGGATGTCCGAAAGTTCGCTCTCCCGGATCGAAAGGGGCAGTACCGCACTTAGCGTGACCACGCTCTTGCAGCTGTGCAAGATTCTCAACGTCGGCCTCGACGACCTGATGAGCGACTCCCGACCGGCCGAACCGTCGCGGGTGCAGATCACCCGCTCCGGCGACCAAGAGCACGAATTCGCCGCCACCGGCTATAACTGGCTGCTGCTGGGGGGAAAGGAACCCCTGAATGACTTCAAGGTGTTCCACCTGATCTTCCCGGAAGACGAGGTGATGCGAACGCTCGTCTCCCACGAAGGTCAGGAATATTGCTATGTTCTTGATGGGGTAATCGATTTCTACATCGGCCAAGATGTTCACCGCTTGCATAAGGGCGATAGCATCATGCTGGACTCCTCGCTCCCCCACCGTGCGGAGCGCAAGGGCGAACTGGCGGCTCACATGCTCATGGTGATCTGTGCTGCCGGACAGGACCACGAACCCTCCGACTGGTGGAGCCTGCCCCCTGTCGGACAGTGA